The genomic interval GCGGCGGGTTTGGCGCCCATTCCAGCAGCCGCGGTGCCAGTGCCTGCGATCCTCTTCCCCGCCATAGGTGGGCCAAGCCACGATATGGGCTACGCCGGGGACGATTTCATGATCGCAACCGGGACAGCGGTAGGTCTTGGTAGCGCGGCTGCCGGGAATGGTGCGCACCACATAGGAGTCGCCGTCGGGCCCCTCCACCGACCGGCCGAGCTCGAATCCCGCCGGGAACCCTTCGCCCAGCGCGTCACTGCCGGACTTGGTGTGCCGGGTGTGTGCGCGTGGTTTCCGACGAGGCATAGGGAAAGCCTAGAACAGCCGGAATTCGCTGCTCTCCGTGCCACGCAGGGCGTTGTAATCAAGGGTCAGGCAGCGGATTCCACGGTCCTCGGCGAGGGTCTTGGCCTGCGGCTTGATCTGCTGGGCCGCGAACACCCCGGCGACCGGCGCCAGCAGCGGATCGCGATTGAGCAATTCCAGGTAGCGGGTCAGCTGCTCGACGCCGTCGATCTCGCCGCGGCGCTTGATCTCCACGGCGACAGTCGCTCCGTCGGCGTTGCGGCACAGAATGTCCACCGGGCCGATGGCTGTCATGTACTCCCGGCGAATCAGGGAGTACCCCGGCCCCAGCGTCTCGATGTGCTCGGCCAGCAACTCCTGAAGATGCGCTTCCACACCATCTTTCACCAAACCCGGATCGATGCCGAGTTCATGCGCGGAATCGTGCTCGATGTCCTCGATGGTGATCCGCAGTTCCTCGCCGGCCTTGTTGGTCACCACCCACAGCGCTTTCGCACCCTCGGGGGCGTCCGCATCGCGCTGCTCCAGCCAGCACGGCGGGCTCATCCAGTTCAGCGGCTTGTACGAGCCGCCGTCGGAATGCACCAGCACGGAGCCGTCGTTCTTGATCAGCAACAGCCGCTTGGCCATCGGCAGGTGGGCGGTAAGCCGACCGACGTAATCAACCTGGCAACGAGCAATCACAAGGCGCACCGGTCGAGTTTAGGCCCTTGCCGCGAGTCCCCTCGACGCACCCGGCGGACGTCGCGGTGCCGCCCGAAAACCCCTGGCAGGCGATATACCCGCCGGATTACGCTGCCTCGATGACCACTGGACGAGGATCCCTGTTCTGCGGCACCGAGCTCGCCGCCCGCATCGAAAGCGCCGAAACCGACCTGATCAGCACGGGCAGCGGCGCGGCCGCGGATCGGCTGGGTGCCGCCGCCGGATTCACGATCCCCCTCGCGGGCGGCGTCGCCTGCTTCGCGGAGCCGGGCTCACCCCTCAACAAGGTCGCGGGCCTCGGCTTCGCCGGCACACCGAGCGCAGAAGATCTCG from Nocardia goodfellowii carries:
- a CDS encoding ATP/GTP-binding protein; the protein is MPRRKPRAHTRHTKSGSDALGEGFPAGFELGRSVEGPDGDSYVVRTIPGSRATKTYRCPGCDHEIVPGVAHIVAWPTYGGEEDRRHWHRGCWNGRQTRRITRRWS
- the nucS gene encoding endonuclease NucS, giving the protein MRLVIARCQVDYVGRLTAHLPMAKRLLLIKNDGSVLVHSDGGSYKPLNWMSPPCWLEQRDADAPEGAKALWVVTNKAGEELRITIEDIEHDSAHELGIDPGLVKDGVEAHLQELLAEHIETLGPGYSLIRREYMTAIGPVDILCRNADGATVAVEIKRRGEIDGVEQLTRYLELLNRDPLLAPVAGVFAAQQIKPQAKTLAEDRGIRCLTLDYNALRGTESSEFRLF